tggatcatgcgcttatgggcttccttggcaaccaatacaagtgcacttgcgaggaacccactacgctataaatcattgtaattttcgagaagtagggcagcaggcactgtgccatttttcgtcattctacggagagccgaggtacctgctaaacgcatgtaaggcattatgcgcactttgttgatgctgtgcctgatgacgacgaagaattatggcagagccctttgtaatgggttggacgcattcaacaacctactgttgcgcgattcgcattgtgtggcgcctggttgcagaatttgcgttgtgcgaccgtttggtgcttattttactcttctaccacgctatattgcatatgctaatgtggttccttcccgacatgaagcctgtataggacctttttgcaaagcagtttcaagcaccggcatagctcagaggttgaatactgggctcccacgcagaggacctaggttcgaacctcgttccatcctgaaaatttttctttcgtttttttctcttatttcgagcgatactggttacggacaccggcggcggcggcggcggcggcagcggcggcggcggacaactacggcgccaaaaacggccggtgaaatgatctcataacagctttcactgtaaatgaagacaaacaaggaaggccacccccagcaccgctcttccttcaggcttggcaccaatagtgcaaagctgccatatattttttttttatttccgagTTCTTCCATTACGCGTCGTCACATGCAGCGCATATCGTTCACTGTGAAGTGTGGAACCCCGCATGAATTGAATATGTCACGCCACCAGCCCCACCAGCTCACTTGCGCGAAGGACACTCCTAAAGTGAAGTTCGATTTCCTGCTTTCGGCACTATGAGGCCACCTTATCCGTTCAATTAACGACGAGATGGAACTAATTTAGCTGCATGCATGGTATTCCTGCTCTAAGTTTGTGTTTGCGAAGTGAAAGAGAGACAACATAATTAGCGCGTCTAACGCGGACAGCCTGGTTAACTTATTTGTGAATACAATGCTACTGCGTTTATCGCCCAACGATTTCATGCACACCATACAATGCCACGTACGGGCTCCCGTTTTAGTCTTTCTTTTTCCCCTCTTCCATTGGTACCTATCCACTCGCCATTAAGTGGCAACGTAAAAATATCACAAGTACAGCGTTCACTTGGCACACTCGCGTTTTCTTGGACGCGCTGCGAGTCACGACATTCTCGcattcgcaaaaaaaaacaaaagaaattttTAATCGCGTGACATGACTTCTCATACAAACTGCGTCGtagcttcctttttttgttttgtttccataGGAAGCGTGTTCTACGAGACCCGGCTCAGTTATCTTCTCTTAACCTCCTCGAACAGCAGGCGGCAAATGTAAGAGAGATTGATTATATAGCAACGACTTTAACGCCAGAGGTCGCACTTTGTCCGACTCCAGTATAGATGTACAACACGACATGTCTACGACAGAAGTACCGGCGACAGATCGAGTGCGAATAACGAATTCTATCCATCCCACTTGTGGCAGCGAGTATCAGACTGCTCCGGTCTCTTTAATTAGTCAGCAAACGAGAGACGCGAAAGACGCGTACGACCTGCTTCTTGCTTCTGCAAAAGCGAGTCGTTAATTCCACGCTCATTGATTCGCGAAGAAGACCAGATAAATCCAGTCGCCTTCCTGACGATCTGTTGCTGCTACGAGGAACGACTTCGAGCCAGTGCCGTTATAACCGCGATCAAGAACGTACACGACGCTCGTTTTCAGTTCACGTGTGATTAATTGCATTAGTTGGCGGAATTAAAGCGATCTTGTTTTAATTGACGTCGTTATGGTGTGTTTTACAGCCTTGTTTCACTTTCATATTTAAACTTTTTAACGCCCGCAAAAGAGAAGGACATGAGAGAGATACACGAGCGCTAACTCCCAATtgtttatttttgaaaggaacgATCCATATAAGtacccaaaaaccagcatagatgatgtgcggcgcaagtcatgtgacacactgtcacAAGGGCtaaaaagaatttaaaaaaattgctcaaagagcatgctaactcactggggaaagaaacattttcacacttgtctgatcattgtaaatcatgttACTGTGAACCCGTTTTTTATGatacagatatcttgtttgcagataaagacaaactaacacgTGAAGCTATGGAAGCCTTTTATATCAATTGGTGTGCAAAAAAAATGCATCAGTCACccttcggtggctctaacagataaggagttcgttttttttttaaaattgtttttagcctttctgacagtgtgtcacatgacttgcgccgcacatgctaTATGCGAATTTCGGGGTActtatatgtatcgttcctttcAAAAATGAACAGTTGAGATTTAGCACTCGTGTGTCTCTTTATTGTACTTGTCTTTTGTGCGTgctaaaaagtttaaatatggatacataccaacttgcccagttatcagtCATACTGCTATGGTTTCACTTTATCAATCACGTTGTTAAGAAAAACGCAAGAAAATGGCTTCaataatgaaaaaagaatgttattTTTTGTCATTATGTTTGGACGTCCTCTCGATACGTAATAGTGGTTCCTCTAAAATGGAAAGTTCAATTTACTTCTTTTACGACAATAATTAATAACTTGGAGtgagtctttttttcttctttctggacATAAAATATTTACCGACGGTTCCGAACAATATGGCACTTCTTTTTTATCTGCCCtaaatctcgaaaaaaaaaagtcaggatgTTGGCGTCAAAAGACGTAGCGAGCTTTCAGGCCTTCTCCTAATACTCCGCGCGATAGAAAATACAAATAAGTATTATTATTCGCGGATTGCCCCTCACCCGGTAATCTATTGAGGGCCATTTTGACAGCTGATCATCACTTATTCATGGCTTTTTTAAGTGCACATTTTCTCTCGGCCCGGTGACCAAAGCTGGCTCGAGATgaaattgaaagaatgaaaatgtatGTGAATACAAAACAAAGGTATTGCTAGCTCCCGGGCGCTTTGAGGCATCATGCATTTATTACGGGGCGTGTCTCGAGATGAAGACGTCAGAGAATAATATTTCTTCACATTGTAGGCTTAAAGGACAGCAAACGGTGTGTTAAGAAAACGATCGCGGCCCCCGCCTCGCGAGTCCGACCATAGGCAAAGGCGAGGTCTTAAAATTGACCCTTGGTTGAAACATCTAAGCTTGTTCGTTCACGAAGGCTTCAGCGGGGCCTAATACTCCAGCTTTGTCTGATGACGCATCAAAATCGTCATTGAACAATAACAAAATATTTTTCTTCCTGATATGCCTGTCATACCACCTCAAGCCTGTTAGTGTGTTAAAGGCAGTAATGAAACATTTTACcattttattttgttatttattGCGATTATGTGCCGGCCACAGGAGATATAACGAGACTGGGTGTGGCAATACTTCTTGATTAGATGTAAGTTCAGCCTGCGATTGTTTCCAGAAAGTGCCGCAGGGTTCTTCGTTGTGCACTGCGCATTACGATGTTTCAAGGTGAGTTGGATGGCTACATTGGGTGTGTTCAAAGACACATAGCTAGATTTTTAACGGGGTGCAATTTGTGCAGCAAACGCAGTCGTTGTAAGGCCGCAAGGTTTGTTCTACTCGAATAGTAATGAATGTCGGTATTCACGAAGCCTGAGACTGTATAACCGTTTTTGACAGTTTAAGAAGAACTGTCACATTAAGAATACCTTAAAACGAATTTCTCTGGTATATGCCCAAGGGATATTTTTATTGAGTTGATCAGGCAAGAAGCAAGAGCCCTTGTCGGGCTTTTTCACATTTTGCACTATCtctaacatacatacatacatacatacatacatacatacatacatacatacatacatacatacatacatacatacatacatacatacatacatacatacatacatacatacatacatgcatacatacatacatacatacatacatacatacatacatacatacatacatacatacatacatacaaatggTCAATTTTTAATAAGGGGTATTTGTTGACTGAATGTCTATGTGTTGCAAAGAAACCGCAAACACAGGGAGAGAGAGgaagtgaaacacacagcgcgaaactacgacggggacacaggaaggaaacacacacagcgctgtgtgtgtttccttcctgtgtccccgtcgtagtttcgcgctgtgtgtttcactatgctacaccaacatgcccaaattcgctctaGAGAGAGGAAAACAGTCGTTTTTTACACACGTACTCATCGACCTGTGACGCCGTAGAAAACGTCTAGAATGCAAGTACCATGTCTGCTACAGCAAGTTATTTCGCTGAAGTGGGTGATGACGTTATATAATCATCACACCTATATTCCAGCAGGCGTGTCATAAGAAAATCAAACCCACAAAACAGCGCTGCGTCGGCATAAGGCATAAATACAGAGGACAATATGGAGAAACGATGCTTTTCTCGAGACTACAAACGCAGTCTATTTAGGAGCTACATAAACACTCTTGTTTGTGCCTTTGAACCGCAATGTCTCAGACATAACTTCTAATGAAGACCCTTGAAGTCCTTAAACCAAATTTTTGCAAAGCGGCTCTTATAAAACTAAGAAGACTCCTTCGTTGGAGAAATGACCTACTTTACTTATGGCtgctttttctttgctcaaaaaaTAAAGGTAGAGTGTAACGTTTAAGCGCGTTTGGCCTAGGATGACATCCTAAGTTTTACGTACCTACTTAAACTACAATCTTTTTTaaaatgaaaaaatccgtaaaacagggggtggatgctcgagcctaTATTCCAGCAGGCTTTTTTAAAGCAAGACTCGAAGGATTCTGCATTACTGCCGACGCCACCAATGACTGAGCCACGGAATAAAAATATCAATATTGCTTGAGTACACAAACAAAAGTTGTGGAAAGGAACTTTTCTTATCTGACACAAGTATTAGGAGTGAGCAATAAAGTGCAATTTCTTTCCGGAAGGCCTCGAGTTTCTTCAAGGGCtagtaaacaagaaaaaataaggaAACCAAACGGTACGTAGGACTACTTTTCGGCAGCAGCGTGTCTCAGTAAAGCCACGCGTCTTCACCTTTTAGCGAAGAATACATGGAGATTTCAAGTATCTTCATTTCTGGAACCAGAGGACGTCAACTGCTTAGCATATTATTACCCGCCGGAGGCCTATCACCGAAGCATAAATCGAGCGCGTCGCCCAAGAATAGTCTTTTCTAAATATTTTATTGCAAGTAAGCTAGAGTCAGGGTTTTTCATTTTATGTCTGGTGTGTTACATCGCTTGTTTGGAGCATTATTTTTTCTCCGGCCATCGAGAGCACGAAATACGCTTTTAAGTATTTCAGCAATTCTTCATGATAGAATGCATTATATGCAAAGATGTGCATCCATCCAGTGACGATACAACATGCATTCGTTCTGATTGgtcatttattttcttttgttgaacCAAGGCGCTTTATGAGCGTAAAAGTATTACAGACTTAAATATAGAGCACTCAGTCAAATTTGGACCTCAACGTGCTTGCGAAATGCTGTTTAGGCGCTGGTGCTCGAAATATTTTACCCCACCATTTGGCTTTTAGGCTTCATCTAGGAACGCTTTAGTGAAGATGAATGCGGAAACTTCGGTTGTTTAGCCTAAAAAAAGTCAAGTTAGAGTTCCTCTAATTTACATTATAAAAAAAGCATTATGGTGAGTGATGTAGTAAATTGATGCGAAAACGGTAAATATCCCACGCTTTTCTTTCGTTACGGTCTTCCAAATCGCACATCGCGCGTAGCCGCTGCTCGTTGGGTGAATGCGTTATTCTTTTAATGGTGTTCACGCTAGTCATAAGAAAGCTGCACCGCTTTATCAATGCAACTGAGCTGTGCCTGTTGTTTACTGTGCTGTGCACTTCACTATATTGTGCTGCGCAACGACATTTATCAGTGAGGCTACCCGTGAAAACCTAAGCACGTTCCACCCAAATAACGCATAGACGCCTCAGTTGCAGATGTATAGTGCAACAATCAGCTCCAAAGAAACCGCAACAGTCCAGAACAACTTGTAAAGCGACATGATTGCCTAATTACACCAATCATTTAATTCTTGCAGCTTCGTAATGCCATGTCAAAATCTGATCAAACGCTCGCACGCGTATGACGAGTAAAAGAGCACGATGGTGAGATGTACTTAAATTTTAATCATTCCTGTCATGACGAATAATGACAGTTATGTGAGCCACGGCATGGTATTACACGACCACATGTTCTTTGCGATGAAACGGATAGGTCACACCGTAAAACGCTTCTGAAGTCGCAATAAGCTAACAAGCGATGCGCTGATCCGATGCGGTCAGTtcaagggagagaggagttgtcaggttcacaattttttttccccACATCCTTCGCGCTTGCCGCATACGGCACGCAGTGTCACTCCATAGCGTAACGTCTGGTCCATTCCTTGGCGATGGCGTTGTAGGCCTCTTTGTCCGTCTTGTACACGTTGGCCACCTCGGGTACGAGAGGGTCGTCCGGATTTGGGTCGCACATGAGCACCATGATGGACATCAGCACCGTGGCTATGGTCAGGGACGGGCACCAGTGCGACTTGAGAATGTCCAGGCAGATGTAGCCGTTGTTGTTGATGTTTGGGTGATAGATTCGCGTGTTGAACTTCACTTCGGGTGGCTTGAAAGGGTAGTCCTCGGGAAAGCGAATTTTGAGCTTGAACACACCTGCGATTGGAAAACGAGGCCCGCCATGGATGAATGAAATTCTGAAACCTAAGCAgtcattggcactgcatgaatgcCTCTTTAGTGCAGTGATTACGCGTAGCATTCATATATATCCGCAATATTCTCTACCTAAAGAAACCCTTCAAATGTGCCCTCAAGGAGACATTCTAAATGTGGCATTTTAAAGAAAGGCAAGCTCTGACACTACGCGCCCTGGTGGTCTAgcgtgcttgactgctgatccgaaggtcacggtatcgaatcccggcatGACGGTCGCATTTCtttagaggtgaaatgctagaggcccatgtattagctttaggtgcacattaaggaacccctggtggtcgaaatttcgggaacCCTActctacagcgtccctcataatcataccacagttttgggacgtaaatgcCCAGCgattattattatatttcaaGCTCTGACATACTTGACATACTTTTTAAAgcataaaagagaaagaaaaagaacaagcatGTTATCAGTGTCTACATGGCCAAAAGCACGCGCCCGTCACATCATGTCAAGAAAGGTTCGTGCCGCCTCTGAGACGTCCGCTTGATAAAGGTGCAAGCATAAACCTGCTATGGCCGCCTTTTATTAAGAGCCCTAATACTAGTTTGAAAGCATCCCATTGTCGCTTCCAACAGCGAATGCTCAAATGGGATACAATTCACCCAAGACGAGGTAAACAGATAAAGCGGCACTGACGTGCTGTGCCCTCTTCCTATTACATGTCTCTTCGTTAGCTCCAATCGTTTTTAGGCTCAGCTCAATGTCAATGCTTCAGATGAGCTTCGCGGCTCGCGCCTACCTTTTTCGAACGGTGAGTCGTCGGGCCCTACGATGGTGGCCTGCCAGAGAAACAAGTCCTTCGGGTCCACAGGTCCCGCCGTGCAGTTGGTCGGCGGGTCCTTGCTGATCTCGCGCAGCTCCCGTTGGATCTTGGCCAAGGCCGGCTTGCCCACAGTCTTGGACATGGGCGCGCCGCTGAGACCATGCGCGCACCTGACGGCGGCGCCGTAGGTCTAACCCTTTGCCGATGCGGGCATTCCCTTTAGGACTACGCCTTTCCCGTCCCAGCCGGACGAAAAGCACCTCCTttcgtcttcatcgtcttctTTCACGTTGAATCATAACAATCGCAATCTTGTTGCCAATTGTCCAATGCGCGGCGCAGACGCAGAAGGGAGCTGAAAACCTCTTATGTTTCAAATATTCGTGTCTCCTTCTACCGTTATTTTACCAACAGGGCTATTGCTCTTGTTCCGCTAAACAAGACAGATTTTCAATGACGGCTTTTCTGCAATGGAACCAAGGGTGCTTGCACAACAACGCTGGAAGTAAAAACTACGAAGAAAACACAGCATAAaagcgaaagcaattatatggacagtctcggctgaattttgccgtcgcatatatatatatatatatatatatatatatatatatatatatgccccaaAGCAAaatgccccaaagaaaaataattcagaaaaatgcttcagaagcgcggaatcgaaccagggacctcttgctccgcagcgagtggctctatccactacgccacgaagcgcagatcctccacgtagctaacggcgagcgttatatacacaccctttaccgctggacagactcggagacggcagacgcttgtaagcgtttcttcattaccagcgagatggcgctaggagcgcgacgggcgcatttaaaagtcgtcggggAGCTTGCTCgattcttcttatatttgcgcagggagaaccttgcccttccgctgtctgctcgcgcgattttctcgtggtgaggagaagagggatgcttcacgctttcaccgtgatgtccgcgctcatgttacggagcgtacgaacgtcactcgagctcaagggacgccgctaaacgaacaaacagaagatgagcgcgaactatcaagtgtcacagctcgacacttgaagcacgctagtttccttcactgcttcggccgcctttgtaacaggagcgctgtcgaaactgagagtatccattggcgagcctcacttcgtataacattagtttcttgctatcgcattcattgcttcgcccttgccgcgaaactgtgactttttattcttGGTATTAGTAATAAATATTTATTCGTattacatttttgttttcttttaacacgTATTGCATTTTTTCCTGGCAGCAATATCTCTTACCTTCTCAGAGAGTGCGTACCATGCTACAGAAGCGTCTTCATTATCACAAACTTGCAGTATTACTCCGAACGGTGAAACAACTGCGAATATGTAGTGCTAGCTGTAGCGCTGCTGTAGAATGTGGGGGGTTCTACAGAGCGCAGCTAAATCTAGGTAGAGGATAATTCTCGTATTTCGCGTCTGTCGTAAACATGCGGTCGCCACTGTCAGCGATCAACCCAGCCTCTTGGTGCACTTTAATGTGACACCATGACAGGCGAGCTGCAGGTGCAGTCAATCCTCACCTATTCCCCATCGTCTCACAATGCACTAGCCTGTACTAGTGCTAGCGCGCAAGGCATACATGCCTAACTGGAAAAGATTGTATGTCATCGAACCCAGCAAAAGACAAGTACTCTTTATATCAAAGAAACACATTAAAAAAACGACTTACAAACCTTTATTTGTGGTCGTGTAGTATAATCTTATAAAGCATACACCAAAGTAATGCTTCAGTTCTGAATCGAAGTAGTAATACGGTTTGTAAGTAGTATTATCGATTATCCACCGCAGCAGCTTCGCTCCTCTGAATTAAAGAGGCTACCGTAAGCATTGTGTTAGGATTCCTGCGGTTAAATTAGAAGTTTCACGAGTTAAAAGGGGGTTCAGATTAGGACCTGTGAACGACGTCCCGCTTCCTTAGGCTAACACAAGCGTGATATTTAGGTGTTCATATAAAAGTTTCATCACAGGGCACAAACAATACTCATGCGCTGCGGGGTGTTTGTAATAGCGGGTCACATGTACAAAACAGCGATTTTCCATTTTCGTGTCCACGACAACACTATCCTCATAGTTCGCACCAAGTGGGGTTAAGGGCACtgccagaaaagaaaagaaaaaagcaagacCAAAGAACTGTTTCTCGGAATTACAAGCATCCTTTATTTCCCTGGCGTAGCGATTTATCCAACTCAAGAATCATGGAAGTTGCCATCACAAAATTACGATGCCCCGTTTCCTTTCTGAATTTTTACTTGCGCAGATCAGGTCTGGTGGCTTCCCCTGTGCGATCTGTCCGCATTCAGGATGAAATGTTTCGTCACTTCTTTCTATGCGGTCGCCGTTTCACGATTC
This window of the Rhipicephalus sanguineus isolate Rsan-2018 chromosome 2, BIME_Rsan_1.4, whole genome shotgun sequence genome carries:
- the LOC119381230 gene encoding ubiquitin-conjugating enzyme E2-17 kDa — protein: MSKTVGKPALAKIQRELREISKDPPTNCTAGPVDPKDLFLWQATIVGPDDSPFEKGVFKLKIRFPEDYPFKPPEVKFNTRIYHPNINNNGYICLDILKSHWCPSLTIATVLMSIMVLMCDPNPDDPLVPEVANVYKTDKEAYNAIAKEWTRRYAME